A region from the Acidobacteriota bacterium genome encodes:
- a CDS encoding ABC transporter substrate-binding protein, giving the protein MRSIRALGLSLAAVLLLLLAGALAQLGPDAQRGREIYKRGTAPDSEEIIAVISGSGTRIPAAAMPCESCHGIEGVSSVQGSLSPSDISWPALTRPMQSEKRSRPAYDEAKLRRSITLGYDSAGNELSASMPRYLFTRKDLDDLVEYMKTLGTGQEPGLSHEAIALATLLPAQGRLAEQGTAVEAALRAGLQEINQGGGVAGRRLKLQVVEAPLDPSQRLEAMRALLQDGSVFALVSPFFIGAEELMSGLAEEFGVPVIAPMTLRPRLGDPVNPYVFYLQAGLQDQCRAMIRFASSAAGSNQPQVSVLVSSDGRFDRAAQAVEAQAAALGWPAPRRAVCPPQGCHQAIFESLRKAESDILVVLLPAPQVRPTLRQADQAGWRPRVFLPSLLFSAALFGAPGDFTGRLFVSYPVLPPDLPPKGRDRMRQMALSEDLAEDYRLLQAGVLGAVEVLAEGLRRAGREVGQRRLVLQLQTLQGYATGFTRPVTYSPYRRVGILGAHVVPVDLAGSRLELPGVWVELN; this is encoded by the coding sequence ATGCGATCCATCCGCGCTCTCGGCCTTTCTCTGGCGGCTGTTCTCCTCTTGTTGTTGGCGGGGGCTCTGGCTCAGCTCGGCCCCGACGCCCAGCGTGGACGGGAGATCTACAAGCGGGGGACGGCTCCAGACAGCGAGGAGATCATCGCCGTCATCTCGGGCAGCGGGACGCGCATTCCGGCCGCCGCCATGCCCTGCGAAAGCTGCCATGGCATCGAGGGGGTAAGCTCCGTCCAGGGATCGCTTTCGCCCAGCGACATCTCCTGGCCGGCCTTGACCCGCCCCATGCAAAGCGAAAAGCGCAGCCGTCCCGCCTACGACGAGGCCAAACTGCGCCGCAGCATCACCTTGGGATACGACTCGGCGGGCAATGAACTGTCGGCTTCAATGCCCCGCTACCTTTTCACCCGCAAAGATCTGGACGACCTGGTGGAATACATGAAGACGCTGGGCACCGGGCAAGAGCCGGGACTCAGCCACGAAGCCATCGCCTTGGCCACGCTGTTGCCGGCCCAAGGCCGTCTGGCCGAGCAGGGCACGGCGGTCGAGGCCGCCCTGCGGGCCGGGCTGCAAGAGATCAACCAGGGCGGGGGCGTTGCGGGACGCCGGCTTAAGCTGCAGGTGGTCGAGGCCCCTCTCGACCCTTCCCAGCGGCTGGAAGCGATGCGCGCCTTGCTGCAAGATGGCTCGGTGTTCGCCCTGGTTTCGCCCTTCTTCATCGGGGCCGAGGAACTGATGAGCGGCTTGGCCGAGGAATTCGGCGTCCCCGTCATCGCTCCCATGACCCTGCGGCCCCGGTTGGGGGATCCGGTCAATCCCTACGTCTTCTACCTGCAGGCGGGACTGCAGGACCAATGCCGGGCCATGATCCGCTTCGCTTCCAGCGCCGCTGGCTCGAACCAGCCCCAGGTCTCGGTGCTGGTCTCTTCCGACGGGCGTTTCGACCGGGCGGCCCAGGCGGTGGAGGCCCAGGCGGCGGCCCTGGGATGGCCCGCGCCGCGCCGCGCGGTGTGTCCGCCCCAGGGCTGCCACCAGGCGATCTTCGAAAGCTTGAGGAAGGCTGAGAGCGACATCCTGGTCGTGCTGCTGCCCGCTCCTCAGGTCAGGCCGACCTTGCGCCAGGCTGATCAGGCGGGGTGGCGTCCGCGGGTGTTCTTGCCCTCGCTGCTTTTCTCGGCCGCTCTCTTCGGGGCTCCCGGGGACTTCACGGGACGTCTTTTTGTCTCCTATCCCGTCCTGCCTCCTGATCTGCCCCCAAAAGGCCGCGACAGAATGCGGCAGATGGCCCTCTCCGAGGACTTGGCGGAGGACTATCGGTTGTTGCAGGCCGGCGTCCTGGGCGCTGTGGAGGTGCTGGCCGAGGGGCTGAGGAGAGCGGGCAGAGAGGTCGGCCAACGCCGTCTAGTGCTTCAGCTTCAAACGCTGCAGGGCTACGCCACCGGATTTACACGGCCTGTCACCTACAGTCCTTACCGGCGTGTCGGGATTCTGGGCGCCCATGTTGTTCCGGTAGACCTGGCGGGTTCCCGGCTGGAGCTACCCGGGGTGTGGGTGGAGTTGAATTAG
- a CDS encoding dipeptidase, giving the protein MQDVINYIDKNRERYLEELGQFLKIPSVSTDPAHKDDVARAARFVADQLTAAGMEQVEVIKTPGHPLVYGEKIADPSKPTVLVYGHYDVQPVDPIELWKSGPFEPTVRDGNLYARGSADDKGQVIIHFKSCEAYHKLGKQLPVNVKFLIEGEEEIGSSHLDPFIEKNAEKLKADCVLISDTAMFAKGVPSICYGLRGLAYCQVDVQGANTDLHSGSFGGPVPNPAFVLAQIIAALKDEDDRITIPGFYDDVRELTQAERDEFASLPFDKEEFKKSLGLKGLAGEKGFTPLEQVWARPTLEVNGLLSGFTGEGAKTVLPEKAMAKVSMRLAPDQDPHKIEDLFEKHVLSLAPDYVNVKVTRLHGGQPWVAPLDHPALKAAANAIEQGFGKRPVFQREGGSIPVVATFAEALNVPTVLLGIGLPDENAHAPNEHLNLDNFYGGLRAAAHFLEEFAKLA; this is encoded by the coding sequence ATGCAGGACGTCATTAACTACATCGACAAAAACCGTGAACGCTACCTGGAAGAACTGGGCCAGTTCCTGAAGATCCCCAGCGTCTCCACTGACCCAGCCCACAAGGACGATGTGGCCCGGGCGGCGCGCTTCGTGGCCGACCAGTTGACCGCAGCCGGCATGGAGCAAGTGGAGGTCATCAAGACTCCCGGCCATCCCCTGGTCTACGGCGAGAAGATCGCCGATCCCTCCAAACCCACCGTGCTGGTCTACGGCCACTACGACGTGCAGCCGGTGGACCCCATCGAGCTGTGGAAGAGCGGCCCCTTCGAGCCCACCGTGCGCGACGGCAACCTCTACGCCCGCGGATCGGCCGACGACAAGGGGCAGGTGATCATCCATTTCAAGAGCTGCGAAGCCTACCACAAGCTGGGCAAGCAACTGCCGGTCAACGTCAAGTTCCTGATCGAGGGCGAGGAGGAAATCGGCAGCAGCCACCTCGATCCCTTCATCGAGAAGAACGCTGAAAAGCTCAAGGCCGACTGCGTGCTCATCTCCGACACCGCCATGTTCGCCAAGGGCGTGCCCTCCATCTGCTACGGGCTGCGGGGACTGGCTTACTGCCAGGTCGACGTACAGGGAGCCAACACCGACCTGCACTCGGGGTCCTTCGGTGGACCGGTCCCCAACCCGGCTTTCGTGCTGGCCCAAATCATCGCGGCTCTCAAGGACGAAGATGACCGCATCACCATCCCCGGCTTCTACGACGACGTGCGCGAGCTGACTCAGGCCGAACGCGACGAGTTCGCCTCGCTGCCCTTCGACAAAGAGGAATTCAAGAAGTCGCTGGGACTGAAAGGGCTGGCGGGAGAAAAGGGCTTCACGCCGCTGGAGCAGGTGTGGGCGCGTCCTACCCTGGAGGTCAACGGACTGCTGAGCGGATTCACGGGAGAAGGGGCCAAGACCGTCCTGCCCGAGAAAGCCATGGCCAAGGTCTCCATGCGTCTGGCTCCCGATCAGGACCCGCACAAGATCGAAGACCTCTTCGAGAAGCACGTGCTGTCGCTGGCTCCCGACTATGTGAACGTCAAAGTCACCCGTCTGCACGGCGGCCAGCCCTGGGTAGCCCCCCTCGATCACCCGGCCCTGAAAGCCGCCGCCAACGCCATCGAGCAGGGATTCGGCAAGCGTCCGGTCTTCCAGCGCGAGGGCGGATCGATTCCGGTGGTGGCCACCTTCGCCGAGGCCCTCAACGTCCCCACCGTGTTGCTGGGGATCGGACTGCCCGACGAAAACGCTCACGCCCCCAACGAACACCTCAACCTCGACAATTTCTACGGAGGCCTGCGCGCCGCCGCCCACTTCCTGGAAGAGTTCGCCAAGTTGGCCTGA
- the purB gene encoding adenylosuccinate lyase → MIDRYTRPEMARVWSERNKFQKWLDVEIAVCEVLAERDEIPSEAVEVIRQKARFEVERIHEIERETRHDVIAFTTALAEHVGPESRFIHLGLTSTDVVDTAQALRVREASELIEEEILQLLQVLRQQAQRYKHLPMMGRTHGVHAEPTTLGLKLAVWFSEMERNRERFRRARKTLEVGKISGPVGSFSHLPPEVEEAVCAKLGIGFAAASTQTLQRDRHAEYLCTLAILGASYDKMAVEVRHLQRTEVREAREPFAKSQKGSSSMPHKRNPINCENISGLSRVLRANAQVALDNVPLWHERDISHSSAERVILPDSTTLAHFLTIRLRRVLEGLVVDEGRMRENIELTGGLVYSGRLLLELARRGVLREVAYGWVQRNAMKVWDEGADFKTLILNDSDIRSHLSEADIEQAFSLEDKIKHVDAVFERVFGAH, encoded by the coding sequence ATGATCGATCGATACACCCGGCCTGAGATGGCGCGGGTCTGGAGCGAACGCAACAAGTTTCAAAAGTGGCTGGACGTCGAGATCGCCGTCTGCGAAGTCCTGGCCGAGCGGGACGAGATTCCCTCGGAGGCCGTGGAGGTGATCCGCCAGAAGGCCCGCTTCGAGGTGGAGCGCATCCACGAAATCGAACGTGAGACCCGCCATGACGTCATCGCCTTCACGACCGCGCTGGCCGAGCACGTAGGCCCGGAATCGCGCTTCATCCACCTGGGGCTGACCTCCACCGACGTGGTCGATACGGCTCAAGCTCTGCGGGTGCGGGAAGCTTCGGAACTGATCGAAGAGGAGATCCTGCAGCTCTTGCAGGTGTTGCGCCAACAGGCCCAACGCTACAAACACCTCCCGATGATGGGACGCACTCACGGCGTCCACGCCGAGCCCACCACGCTGGGACTCAAGCTGGCGGTGTGGTTCTCGGAGATGGAACGCAACCGGGAGCGCTTCCGCCGGGCCCGCAAGACGCTTGAAGTGGGTAAGATCAGCGGCCCGGTGGGGTCCTTCTCCCACCTTCCGCCGGAGGTGGAAGAGGCCGTCTGCGCCAAGCTCGGCATCGGATTCGCCGCCGCCTCCACCCAGACCCTTCAGCGCGACCGTCACGCTGAATACCTCTGCACCCTGGCCATTCTGGGAGCCAGCTACGACAAGATGGCCGTCGAAGTCCGCCACTTGCAGCGCACCGAGGTGCGGGAGGCCCGCGAGCCCTTCGCCAAGAGCCAGAAAGGCAGCTCGTCCATGCCCCACAAGCGCAATCCCATCAACTGCGAAAACATCAGCGGACTCTCGCGCGTCCTGCGCGCCAATGCCCAAGTGGCGCTGGACAACGTGCCCCTGTGGCACGAGCGCGACATCTCCCACTCTTCGGCCGAACGGGTTATCCTGCCCGACAGCACCACTCTGGCCCATTTCCTCACCATCCGGCTGCGCCGTGTCCTGGAGGGATTGGTTGTGGACGAAGGGCGGATGCGAGAGAATATCGAATTGACGGGAGGCCTGGTTTATTCGGGGAGACTGCTCCTCGAACTGGCCCGGCGCGGGGTCTTGCGCGAGGTGGCCTACGGATGGGTCCAGCGCAACGCCATGAAGGTTTGGGACGAGGGCGCCGACTTCAAGACCCTCATCCTCAACGACTCCGACATCCGCTCCCATCTCTCGGAAGCCGACATCGAACAGGCTTTCAGCCTGGAAGATAAGATCAAGCACGTCGACGCCGTCTTCGAGCGCGTCTTCGGCGCACACTGA
- the coaE gene encoding dephospho-CoA kinase (Dephospho-CoA kinase (CoaE) performs the final step in coenzyme A biosynthesis.), translating to MLTVGLTGGIACGKSLVRRELQRLGAATVDADDLARKAVQPGSPALKRIARAFGFRVFDRRGQLDRAKLAAIVFSDRQARERLNAIVHPEVFRFQKQWLEDLGRRPPEERPALAVVDAALMIETGSYRRYDALVVVFCPQEQQVKRLMQRDQLTRQEALRRVRSQMPVQHKRDFADFVIDNSGDRESALRQTREVYQKLMEQASRSKS from the coding sequence ATGCTGACGGTTGGACTCACAGGCGGCATCGCCTGCGGAAAATCTTTGGTGCGCCGCGAGCTGCAACGTTTGGGAGCGGCCACGGTGGACGCCGACGATTTAGCCCGCAAGGCCGTCCAGCCCGGCAGTCCGGCGCTGAAACGCATAGCCCGGGCCTTCGGATTCCGGGTCTTCGACCGCCGCGGCCAGCTTGACCGGGCCAAGCTGGCGGCCATCGTTTTCTCCGACCGCCAAGCACGGGAGAGGCTCAACGCCATCGTGCATCCGGAGGTGTTTCGCTTTCAGAAGCAGTGGCTGGAGGACCTGGGGAGGCGTCCGCCGGAAGAGCGTCCCGCCCTGGCGGTCGTGGATGCCGCTCTCATGATCGAAACAGGATCCTACCGCCGTTATGACGCTCTGGTAGTGGTCTTCTGCCCTCAAGAGCAGCAGGTCAAGCGGCTCATGCAGCGTGACCAGCTCACCCGTCAAGAGGCGTTGCGGCGGGTCCGCAGCCAGATGCCGGTCCAGCACAAGCGCGACTTCGCCGATTTCGTCATCGACAATTCCGGAGATCGCGAGTCGGCCCTGCGTCAGACCCGCGAGGTCTATCAGAAGCTGATGGAGCAAGCCTCGCGCTCTAAATCATAG
- a CDS encoding sulfatase produces MFTIDSCRADRFGVYGNQPSPTPNIDAWAQKGTVFERAYSTSAWTAPGLVSILSGLAPPVHGVNNRDRMGSSDLLTLSKIFQSKGFEAPNLNFFTFAPYYANLGVGKVDRRFFGSREGQELINWLSRRESQEPFFLWYHSTIVHQPYNPDDERLPAPRQELMKRPGLKAAMTGAIVPRGSTEFQEGDRPLLGRLYDAEMNRMDELFGRALSLLEEKGWLEDTLIILTADHGEELLDHGFVGHASTSLHARLYEEFIHIPLVVAWPGQLPQGKRDRRLASQVDIFPTLLRQMGWEIPSFVQGHDLLSPPPHERTLFFQSVIAGNQTTKEREHLWVYGLRDGRFKYIEGEDGPELYDLEDDPSEGRNLASARPAKVKALAGRLQEWRERSGELAGEIFASRPQVHTSAKAESCPIIYTPGEDERLKWETHTGSLLFDWSGDLDTEYLVEYDIGTGDHHIAGTHEVEGNHQLLGPFPSEIWVTLKDWNPVKIRVSPKTQPRCWSEWRTFKF; encoded by the coding sequence TTGTTCACGATCGATTCCTGCCGGGCCGACCGATTCGGGGTCTACGGCAATCAGCCTTCGCCGACCCCCAACATCGACGCCTGGGCCCAAAAGGGCACCGTCTTCGAGCGCGCTTACAGCACCTCGGCCTGGACGGCTCCGGGACTGGTCTCCATCCTCAGCGGACTGGCGCCTCCCGTTCACGGAGTCAACAACCGCGACCGCATGGGGTCATCTGACCTGCTCACGCTGAGCAAAATCTTCCAGAGCAAGGGTTTCGAAGCGCCCAACCTGAATTTCTTCACCTTCGCTCCCTACTACGCCAATCTGGGAGTGGGCAAAGTCGACCGGCGCTTTTTCGGCAGCCGCGAGGGCCAGGAGCTGATCAACTGGCTGAGCCGGCGCGAGAGCCAGGAGCCTTTCTTTCTCTGGTACCACTCCACCATCGTCCACCAGCCTTACAATCCTGACGACGAGCGTCTCCCGGCACCCCGCCAAGAACTGATGAAGCGTCCCGGACTGAAAGCTGCCATGACGGGAGCCATCGTGCCCCGGGGATCGACTGAGTTCCAGGAGGGCGACCGTCCGCTGTTGGGCAGACTTTACGACGCCGAGATGAACCGCATGGACGAACTCTTTGGACGCGCCCTCAGCCTGCTGGAGGAGAAGGGATGGCTGGAGGACACCCTCATCATACTCACCGCCGACCACGGCGAGGAACTGCTCGACCACGGATTCGTGGGGCACGCCTCCACTTCGCTGCACGCCCGCCTCTACGAGGAGTTCATCCACATTCCGCTGGTCGTGGCTTGGCCCGGGCAACTGCCCCAAGGCAAACGAGACCGGCGCCTGGCCAGCCAAGTCGACATCTTCCCCACTCTGCTCAGGCAGATGGGATGGGAGATTCCCAGCTTCGTGCAGGGACACGACCTGCTTTCGCCCCCGCCCCATGAGCGGACGCTCTTTTTTCAGTCGGTCATCGCCGGCAACCAGACCACTAAGGAGCGGGAGCATCTGTGGGTCTACGGCCTGCGCGACGGCCGTTTCAAATACATCGAGGGTGAGGACGGTCCTGAGCTTTACGACTTGGAGGACGATCCCAGCGAGGGCCGGAACCTGGCTTCGGCGCGTCCGGCGAAGGTCAAGGCCTTGGCTGGACGCCTGCAAGAGTGGCGGGAGCGCTCGGGCGAGTTGGCGGGGGAAATTTTCGCCTCCCGGCCCCAAGTGCATACTTCGGCCAAGGCCGAGTCCTGCCCGATCATCTACACTCCAGGGGAGGACGAGAGGCTGAAGTGGGAAACCCACACCGGTTCGCTGCTCTTCGACTGGAGCGGCGACTTGGATACCGAGTACCTCGTGGAATACGACATCGGAACGGGCGATCACCACATCGCCGGCACTCACGAGGTGGAAGGCAACCACCAGTTGTTGGGACCCTTTCCGAGTGAGATCTGGGTCACTTTAAAGGATTGGAACCCCGTCAAGATCCGCGTTTCGCCCAAGACGCAGCCCCGCTGCTGGAGCGAATGGCGGACCTTCAAGTTTTAA
- a CDS encoding methyltransferase domain-containing protein, with amino-acid sequence MANGYLAVYERFPEFLKRRINPMEYALRDFVRQAAQSHPGETVLDAGAGESRFRSFFGRHRYWAFDLAVGEQDWDYSRLDACVDLSRLPLKSGSVGAVLNTQVLEHVPDPQAVISEFQRVLRPGGTLYLSAPQGWHEHQQPYDFFRFTQFSLRQMMERAGFQGVEIEPMGGYFHYLGQRFTYIPKILFQHRRGLPRVLLSPLELLSLGLFCFLVPVLCSYLDVLDRKKEFTLLYRCRASK; translated from the coding sequence ATGGCGAACGGGTATTTGGCGGTTTATGAGCGGTTCCCCGAGTTCCTCAAGCGGCGCATCAATCCCATGGAATATGCGCTGCGCGACTTTGTGCGCCAAGCCGCTCAAAGCCACCCGGGAGAGACCGTCCTCGACGCCGGTGCGGGTGAAAGCCGCTTCCGCTCCTTCTTCGGACGTCACCGCTACTGGGCCTTCGATCTCGCGGTAGGCGAGCAGGACTGGGACTACAGTCGGCTCGATGCTTGCGTCGACCTCTCCCGCCTGCCCCTGAAAAGCGGATCGGTGGGAGCCGTCCTCAACACCCAGGTGTTAGAGCATGTGCCTGATCCCCAAGCCGTCATCAGCGAGTTTCAGCGGGTGCTGCGTCCCGGCGGGACGCTCTATCTGTCAGCGCCCCAAGGCTGGCATGAACACCAACAGCCCTACGACTTCTTCCGCTTCACCCAGTTCTCGCTGCGCCAGATGATGGAGCGCGCCGGCTTCCAGGGCGTCGAAATCGAGCCCATGGGCGGCTACTTCCACTACTTGGGCCAGCGCTTCACCTACATTCCCAAGATCCTCTTCCAGCACCGCCGCGGACTCCCCAGGGTCCTGCTGTCCCCCCTTGAACTGTTGTCGCTGGGCCTCTTCTGCTTCCTAGTGCCGGTGCTCTGCTCCTACTTGGACGTCTTGGACCGCAAGAAAGAATTCACCCTCCTCTACCGCTGCCGGGCAAGCAAATAG
- a CDS encoding PadR family transcriptional regulator gives MTDLHQKERREDVESLLPLTVPVYQILLSLVDNDLHGYAMIQDIRERTEGEVDLTASTLYAALKRLLRDGLVKEIDAPREVRAEDSRRRYYRVTGQGQDVLRAEARRLERALRLAREKAVLASD, from the coding sequence ATGACTGATTTGCACCAGAAGGAACGCCGAGAGGACGTGGAATCGTTGCTGCCGCTGACGGTCCCGGTCTATCAGATTCTACTTTCGCTTGTGGATAACGACCTGCATGGCTATGCCATGATTCAGGACATCCGCGAACGGACTGAAGGCGAGGTCGATTTGACCGCCAGCACCCTTTACGCCGCTCTCAAGCGGCTCTTGCGCGACGGCCTTGTCAAGGAGATCGATGCTCCTCGAGAGGTCCGGGCCGAGGACTCGCGGCGGCGCTACTACCGCGTCACCGGGCAGGGACAAGACGTTCTGCGTGCGGAAGCGCGCAGGCTGGAGCGGGCCCTGCGGCTGGCTCGTGAAAAGGCGGTGTTGGCTTCCGACTGA
- a CDS encoding ABC transporter permease, which produces MSRPLTERFYALLLRSRLASHYPAALRPEMERLFGDLRSESVRHRGRIGALLALGREVASLMRASWQERRYRETPPQQARLRRTPTRRERIMDQLRQDIAFAFRSYLKRPMAAVVAVLTLAVAIGAATTVFSVIYGVLIDALPFPEPQEVYHVLEADPEGGAITVPFENLRDWQDRAKSFEALAAWVGNSVAVTGGERPERIRGIFVSAAYFDVIGVEPVMGRAIAEGEDVPGGERTAVISHSFWQRRFGGDPDVLGKSVFLNNYEHTIVGVMPADYRPPFDSAEAWISLQTVPRPLDRDSHSLLVMGRLAEGVTAEEARQEMTSLMSGLAEAHPEHDGHGIWMQSVLERRREGQQSMLQVLAAAVAMVLLLACANVANLQLAQAAGRRREMALRMALGGRRGRLIRQLLTENLILALVGGALGLALAYAGVKGMESLHPAYGTYYNIHLNSSVLLVSLLITIAAGVLFGLAPAWKSSRCDLNQDLHDGGRGESDSRSSGRLRSALVVAQVGLAIMLLIGAGLLVRTIGNLAGVNPGFDTENLLTMEFRLPDNKYETDEQIVAFYDRMIPAVEAVPGALGVAIAQALPFSGNGGTMPLIREGQRVDVSEAPRVRNTPVNPGYFQAMGIDVLRGRVFEPSDRAGSLPVGVISQTAAERFFPDEDPLGQRVYYRDENTLVSIVGVVGDVKLSLTGDPEAHLYTSYSQFPARFSSLAVRTPGDPMALANQVRDAVWSVDPDQPVWEIMPITERIANTQGQRYLVLVLLTAFSLAALLLCCIGIYAVMGYAVHRRSREIGIRMALGAGRRQILRMVLRRGLIMTVLGLVLGIAGALALSQTMQSLLFGVEPSDLSTYLLAPLLLAAVALLACYLPARRATLLDPTRTLQQE; this is translated from the coding sequence ATGTCCAGACCACTGACCGAACGTTTTTATGCACTTCTGTTGCGAAGCCGCTTGGCTTCGCACTATCCGGCTGCTTTGCGTCCTGAGATGGAGCGCCTCTTCGGCGATTTGCGCAGCGAGTCGGTTCGCCACAGGGGACGGATAGGGGCGTTGCTGGCGTTAGGCCGCGAGGTGGCTTCCTTGATGCGGGCCTCCTGGCAGGAGCGCCGTTACCGGGAAACGCCGCCCCAACAAGCTCGCCTGAGACGAACTCCAACGAGAAGAGAACGGATTATGGATCAATTGCGTCAAGATATCGCCTTTGCTTTCAGGAGCTACCTGAAGCGTCCCATGGCCGCTGTGGTGGCTGTACTGACCCTGGCGGTGGCTATCGGAGCCGCCACCACCGTCTTCAGCGTCATCTACGGAGTCCTGATCGACGCGCTGCCCTTTCCCGAGCCACAAGAGGTGTATCACGTCTTGGAAGCCGATCCCGAGGGGGGTGCCATCACGGTGCCTTTTGAGAACCTCAGGGACTGGCAGGATCGGGCAAAGAGCTTCGAAGCCTTGGCCGCCTGGGTGGGCAACTCGGTAGCCGTGACCGGAGGCGAACGCCCCGAACGCATTCGGGGAATCTTCGTGTCGGCCGCTTATTTTGACGTGATCGGGGTTGAGCCGGTCATGGGACGGGCCATCGCCGAGGGCGAGGACGTCCCCGGCGGGGAGCGCACCGCGGTCATCTCCCACAGTTTCTGGCAGCGGCGCTTTGGAGGCGATCCCGACGTCCTGGGCAAGTCGGTCTTTCTCAACAACTATGAGCACACCATCGTGGGCGTGATGCCTGCCGACTACCGTCCGCCCTTCGACTCGGCCGAGGCCTGGATTTCGTTGCAGACCGTGCCCCGTCCGCTGGACCGCGATTCCCACTCCCTGCTGGTGATGGGACGGTTGGCGGAAGGCGTCACCGCGGAGGAGGCCCGCCAGGAGATGACGTCCCTGATGAGCGGACTGGCTGAAGCTCACCCGGAACATGACGGCCACGGCATCTGGATGCAATCGGTCCTGGAACGCCGGCGGGAAGGCCAGCAGTCGATGCTGCAAGTCCTGGCCGCGGCTGTGGCCATGGTTCTGCTCTTAGCCTGCGCCAACGTAGCCAACCTGCAACTGGCTCAGGCCGCCGGACGCCGCCGCGAAATGGCCTTGCGGATGGCTCTGGGCGGACGCCGCGGAAGACTCATCCGCCAACTGCTGACCGAGAACTTGATCTTGGCCCTCGTCGGCGGGGCGCTGGGCCTAGCTTTAGCCTACGCAGGCGTCAAGGGCATGGAATCGCTTCACCCCGCCTACGGTACCTATTACAACATCCATCTCAATTCCAGCGTCCTGCTAGTCAGTCTGCTGATCACCATAGCGGCCGGAGTGCTCTTCGGTTTGGCCCCTGCCTGGAAGTCGTCGCGCTGCGATCTCAATCAGGACCTCCACGACGGCGGACGCGGCGAATCAGACTCGCGTTCCAGCGGACGCCTGCGTTCGGCTCTTGTCGTAGCTCAAGTGGGACTGGCCATCATGCTGCTGATCGGCGCCGGACTGCTGGTGCGCACCATCGGCAATCTGGCCGGGGTCAATCCGGGATTCGACACCGAAAACCTGCTTACCATGGAGTTTCGCTTGCCCGACAACAAGTATGAGACCGACGAGCAGATCGTGGCCTTTTACGACCGCATGATTCCCGCGGTCGAGGCCGTCCCGGGTGCGCTCGGCGTGGCTATCGCCCAGGCCCTGCCTTTCAGCGGCAACGGCGGGACCATGCCCTTGATCCGGGAGGGGCAGAGGGTGGATGTGTCGGAGGCGCCCCGCGTTCGCAACACCCCCGTCAATCCCGGCTACTTCCAGGCCATGGGCATCGACGTCTTGCGCGGACGAGTTTTCGAACCTTCTGACCGCGCCGGCTCCCTTCCTGTGGGCGTGATCTCGCAGACCGCGGCCGAGCGCTTCTTTCCTGATGAAGATCCATTGGGACAGCGCGTCTATTACCGGGATGAGAACACGCTGGTCTCTATCGTCGGAGTGGTCGGGGACGTCAAGCTGTCGTTGACCGGCGATCCCGAGGCTCACCTCTACACGAGCTACAGCCAGTTTCCCGCCCGTTTCAGCAGCTTGGCGGTTCGGACGCCCGGAGACCCCATGGCCTTGGCCAACCAGGTGCGCGATGCGGTCTGGAGCGTCGATCCGGACCAGCCGGTGTGGGAGATCATGCCCATTACCGAGCGCATCGCCAACACTCAGGGGCAGCGCTATCTTGTCTTGGTTCTGCTGACTGCTTTCTCTCTGGCGGCTCTGCTGCTGTGCTGCATCGGCATCTATGCCGTCATGGGCTACGCTGTGCACCGCCGCAGCCGCGAAATCGGCATCCGCATGGCACTGGGGGCCGGACGCCGGCAGATCCTGCGGATGGTGCTGCGCCGCGGACTGATCATGACCGTCCTCGGCTTGGTGCTGGGCATCGCGGGAGCCTTGGCGCTGTCGCAGACCATGCAGAGTCTGCTCTTCGGTGTGGAGCCTTCGGATCTTTCGACCTATCTGCTGGCGCCCCTGCTGTTGGCGGCGGTGGCTCTCCTGGCCTGCTACCTCCCGGCCCGCCGCGCCACCCTGCTCGACCCCACCCGCACTCTGCAGCAGGAATGA